The Fibrobacter sp. genome segment CACGTGAAGCGGCGTGGTGAATAGCGGTTCGAATTCCAGATTGTTTTTCCGGATCATGTTACGGATGACCTTTTCGTTTTTTCCGCTCAGGTAGAGAACGCCGATTTCGCTTTTCATCTTGGTGACGTCTTCGATAATCTCGTTTGTCTGCGTTTCGCGGAGCGTGAAGTCGTAGCTCGGGCCGCCGAATTTGCGGATGACATCGACGAATGCGTTCACGGCGAAAGAATAGTGCTGACAGCTGACAGAGAAAATCGTATTTCCGCTCTCGCCGCCCTTGTAGTGGTCTTCGAGAAGTGCGGCCTGTTCCAGCACCTGGCGCGCGTACGAAAGGAATTCATCGCCTTCGTTCGTGATGGTGACGCCCTTGTTGCTGCGGTTGAAAATTGTCACGCCCATTTCTTCTTCGAGCTCGTGGATTGCCGCTGTCAGGCTCGGTTGTGAAATGAAGACGCGCTTGGACGCCTCCGTGATATTCAGTGTGTCGGCTACCGCTACTGCGTATTTCAGTTGTTGTAATGTCATAGTGCTTTTTTATTGCTGGTTATTCACCATAGATTAAATCTATGGCGATGTGCTAAAAAATAGTATTTTACCTATTCCAAAAAAGAAGATATATTTGCCGACGAACAAAATAACATACGAAAAAGGTAGGTAGAAACAATATGACAACGAAAAAAACATCTGTAATTGGTTTTCC includes the following:
- a CDS encoding LysR family transcriptional regulator, producing the protein MTLQQLKYAVAVADTLNITEASKRVFISQPSLTAAIHELEEEMGVTIFNRSNKGVTITNEGDEFLSYARQVLEQAALLEDHYKGGESGNTIFSVSCQHYSFAVNAFVDVIRKFGGPSYDFTLRETQTNEIIEDVTKMKSEIGVLYLSGKNEKVIRNMIRKNNLEFEPLFTTPLHVFMSSKNPLAKKERITLADLKPFPYLTYEQGNFNSFYFAEEPLTAIDFDCPRNIKVRDRATLFNLLIGLDGYTICSGVISHKLNGKEIIAKPLFVIDKMTIGYVTRKGVTPSRYAKEYINALQRHCHVKGKRDVV